The sequence GCGACGCGGCCAATCAGGTAGGCTTCATAGCCCTTGTCCCAACCCACCCCAGGAAAAGTGGCGGCCAGCGAGGCCAGCACCCGTTCGTCGACCCCGAAATGCAGAGCGGCCTGCATGGATTGCAGGCAAAGCGCCTCATGGCCCTTGATCATGATGCTGCGGCACAGCTTGATGGCCGAGGCCAAACCGACGTCATCCGCTACGGCCTGGGTGCGCATTCCCAGCGCATTGAGGGACTCGGCCATCTCGCGTGCCCGGCGCCCGCCCAGCAGCATCGGCACCTGTACACCTTGCGGTGGCACCGGAGCCATCACGGCCGACTCGATATACTCGCCGCCGGCCTGCTGAATGCGCGCGCAATTCTCCTGCTTGACGCGCGGCGACACCGAGTTCAGGTCGATGAAAATCTGACCGGCCTGCATGAAGGCGGCGGCATCGCGCGCGACGGCGCCAGCCTGGCTGGCAGTGACCGCCGAGAAAATCCAATCCGCCTGGTTCAGGCAATCCGACAGGCTGCCGGCCACGCGGGCGCCGCTGCGCGCCGCCTTGGCCCGGATCACGTCGGCGCTGGCCGGATCCTGCAATTTCAGGTCATAGGCGGCCACCTCGCAGCCACGCTCGTGCAAGGCCTGCGCAAAGATCGGACCAACCTCGCCAAATCCGATGATGGCGATACGGGGGAGGGAAGTGGGGGCAGACATGCATATCTCCGGAAGTACAGTGAGGGTGTGTTGACGGCCGGCGCGGCACCACGGCGGCGCGCGCAGGCATTGAGAATTTCAGGCGGGCGAAAAGGCTCAGCCATTTCGCGAACACCAGAACGGCCACGCTATTGCCGATGGCATGAGGGGTTGGTGTGACGCTAGCCATATGCGGTCGGTACCGAACAGCAGGCCCGCCGGACAAGGGCAACGCCGCGTCGGCAGCCTGCGCGATGAATCCTGCGCCGCAGGCCATGTGTAGGCATGGCGTCGTCGCTGGTGAGCCGGTAGCCGGCTGTCAGCACCTGCACATACGACGTCTTGAACGCTTTCACGTCAGAATCCCGGGAGGGGCCCACGGCCCCTCCCTGCCCTATCCCGGATTTACTCCGGCTTTATGCCCGCCTGCTCGGCAGCAGCCTTGGAGCGGGCATACTCGTCGCGCAGAAATGCGGAGAATCCCGCCGAGGTTTCCTGTTGCGCGGTGGCCGGCTCCACGCCAAAGTCTTTGAGCTTGGCGGCGATGGACGAGTCATGCACGCCGTCGGCCAATGCTTTTTGCAAGCGAGCCATCACGTCGGGAGGGGTGGCCGCCGGCGCCAGCAGGCCGATGTAGCTGGCGGCCACGAGATTGTCGTAGCCCTGATCGGCCAGGGTCGGCAGCTCCGGGGCCAGGGCCAGACGATGGTCGGAGGTGATGGCGATAATCCGGGCCTTGCCCGAGCGATGCAGAGGCAATGCCGTCGAAAACTCCGTGACCGTGGCTTCGATGTTGCCGCCCAGCAGATCGGGAATCAGTGCGCCGCCGCGGTAGGGTACATTGACGAGCTTGGCGCCGGTGGCCGCGTTGATGCGCAACAAGGTCAAATGCGTGGCGCTACCCACACCGGACGTTCCGGTATTGATGCCCTGCTTACTCGACAGGGCCACGAGTTCAGCCAGATTCTTGGCGGGAACATTAGGGTTGACCACCAGCACATGCGGTACGTAACCGACCATGCCCACGGGTGTGAAATCCTTCAACGGTTCATAAGGCAATTGCGCCTGAATGAAGGGATTGACCGTCAATGGGCCATTGGAGCCGACCAGCAAGGTATATCCGTCAGCGGGCGCGCGCGCGACCATGTCGGCTCCGATACTGCCTCCCGCTCCGGGCTTGTTTTCCACCACGGCCGGCACATCGAGCTTGGGCCCGATGGCCGCGCCGATGATGCGGCCGACCGCATCGATATTGCCGCCGGCCGCAAACGGCACGATCAGGCGCAATGGCCGTTCCGGATAGGCGGCCAGGGCCAGGCGCGGCAAGCCCTGCGCGGCCGCCAGGGTCAGGGCCGATTTCCACATAAACTCGCGTCGATTCATAGTCTCCTCCTTGTCGTTTTTAGGAGCGCAAAGCGCCCGATTCAATCGAGGTAACGCAGGCCGGCCTGCGCCAGCGGTTCCCTCATTGAATAGATGTCCAGCCCGAGTTCTCCGCCCGCCAGTCGGGCGCGCTTGCGTGCCTCGTTGGCCAGTCGCTCATCGGCCCGGTCTGCGACCTCTGCGGCCTGGGCGGCAGGGATAACGACCACGCCATCGGCATCGGCCAGCACCACATCGCCAGGGCGCACCAGCGCGCCGGCGCAAATGACCGGGATGTTCACCGAGCCCAGCGTGGCCTTGACAGTACCCTTGGCGCAAACCGCCTTGCTAAAGACCGGGAAATCCATCTCGCGCAACTCGCTGATATCGCGCGCGCCGCCGTCAATGACCAGGCCCTGCGCTCCCCGTGCCCGAAAACTCGTGGCCAGCAGCTCGCCAAAAAAGCCATCGTGGCTGTCGGTGGTGCATGCCGCCACCACGACATCGCCGGCCTGCAGTTGTTCGGCGGCGACATGCAGCATCCAGTTATCGCCCGGTTGCAGCAATACGGTCACCGCCGTGCCGCACAGACGCGCGCCGTCGTACACGGGCCGGATGCCGGGATCCATGAGCCCCACGCGTCCCAGCGCCTCGTGCACCGTCGCCACGCCATGGGCGGAAAGTCGGCGCACCAGCGCCGGATCGGGTCTGTCGAACTTGCGCTTGACCACACCCAGGGTGTTGAGCAGATCATTCATTTACAGTCCCTTGCGCTTGAGCGCGGCGTCCAGGCGCGGATAGACCCGCCTCGTATTACCCTCATAAATCTGAAACCGGTCTTCGGCGCTCAGGTCCGCAGCCTCGATGTAGCGCCGCGTATCGTCGTAGTGAAAACCCGTCTGCGGATCAATACCGCGCACCGCGCCTATCATTTCGCTGGCAAACAGCACGTTCTTCACCGGAATGACGCGTGCCAGCAGGTCGATGCCAGGCTGGTGATAGACGCAGGTGTCGAAGTAGACGTTATCCAGTAGCCAGTCCTCGAGCGGGGGTTTTTTCATCTCCTGAGCCAGGCCGCGAAAGCGGCCCCAGTGATAGGGCACGGCGCCGCCGCCATGTGGGATGACGAAGTTCAGCTGGGGAAACACCTTGAACAGATCTGACGTCAGACACTGCATGAACGCCGTGGTGTCCGCGTTCAAGTAATGCGCGCCGGTGGTATGAAAGCAGGCGTTGCAACTGGTGCTGACGTGGACCATGGCGGGAATGCCGTACTCGACCATGTGTTCGTACAGTGGATACCAGTAGGGCTCCGACAGGGGCGGTGAAGTCCAATGCCCCCTGAGGGATCGGG comes from Bordetella holmesii ATCC 51541 and encodes:
- a CDS encoding NAD-dependent glycerol-3-phosphate dehydrogenase family protein, yielding MSAPTSLPRIAIIGFGEVGPIFAQALHERGCEVAAYDLKLQDPASADVIRAKAARSGARVAGSLSDCLNQADWIFSAVTASQAGAVARDAAAFMQAGQIFIDLNSVSPRVKQENCARIQQAGGEYIESAVMAPVPPQGVQVPMLLGGRRAREMAESLNALGMRTQAVADDVGLASAIKLCRSIMIKGHEALCLQSMQAALHFGVDERVLASLAATFPGVGWDKGYEAYLIGRVAEHGQRRSEEMREAAAMLDELGLDSGLASAIADVQQDFAQRGRGWLTDLDARGGLPGWRDLLA
- a CDS encoding tripartite tricarboxylate transporter receptor family protein, with protein sequence MWKSALTLAAAQGLPRLALAAYPERPLRLIVPFAAGGNIDAVGRIIGAAIGPKLDVPAVVENKPGAGGSIGADMVARAPADGYTLLVGSNGPLTVNPFIQAQLPYEPLKDFTPVGMVGYVPHVLVVNPNVPAKNLAELVALSSKQGINTGTSGVGSATHLTLLRINAATGAKLVNVPYRGGALIPDLLGGNIEATVTEFSTALPLHRSGKARIIAITSDHRLALAPELPTLADQGYDNLVAASYIGLLAPAATPPDVMARLQKALADGVHDSSIAAKLKDFGVEPATAQQETSAGFSAFLRDEYARSKAAAEQAGIKPE
- the ligK gene encoding 4-carboxy-4-hydroxy-2-oxoadipate aldolase/oxaloacetate decarboxylase, with the protein product MNDLLNTLGVVKRKFDRPDPALVRRLSAHGVATVHEALGRVGLMDPGIRPVYDGARLCGTAVTVLLQPGDNWMLHVAAEQLQAGDVVVAACTTDSHDGFFGELLATSFRARGAQGLVIDGGARDISELREMDFPVFSKAVCAKGTVKATLGSVNIPVICAGALVRPGDVVLADADGVVVIPAAQAAEVADRADERLANEARKRARLAGGELGLDIYSMREPLAQAGLRYLD
- the ligJ gene encoding 4-oxalomesaconate hydratase, which gives rise to MVEYGIPAMVHVSTSCNACFHTTGAHYLNADTTAFMQCLTSDLFKVFPQLNFVIPHGGGAVPYHWGRFRGLAQEMKKPPLEDWLLDNVYFDTCVYHQPGIDLLARVIPVKNVLFASEMIGAVRGIDPQTGFHYDDTRRYIEAADLSAEDRFQIYEGNTRRVYPRLDAALKRKGL